One region of Theileria equi strain WA chromosome 4 map unlocalized gcontig_1105316255039, whole genome shotgun sequence genomic DNA includes:
- a CDS encoding conserved hypothetical protein (encoded by transcript BEWA_053540A) produces the protein MARFLKSWFSKGEENGDDGFTSAHLGEENNFYYNEELKQWVVRGEEDKVKKAASASPPPSGRSLLTDSSIPSITSQSSISVGSAHQSAFGPGRRVLRSANLYTEIPGMQIVETKTTNESFLNLPFSSSASQFIPSNDNVDQSIVDDVYADIVSSASVNEASTDVTESTRLNTSIDTLESSPSVQ, from the exons ATGGCAC GTTTCCTCAAGAGCTGGTTTTCCAAAGGAGAAGAAAATGGCGATGATGGATTCACCTCTGCTCAC CTGGGTGAAGAAAATAACTTTTACTACAATGAAGAGCTGAAGCAATGGGTAGTCAGAGGGGAGGAGGACAAGGTGAAGAAAGCTGCAAGTGCCTCTCCACCTCCCTCTGGAAGGAGTCTGTTAACGGACTCGTCCATACCATCAATCACTTCGCAATCCTCAATCTCTGTAGGTTCGGCACACCAATCGGCCTTTGGTCCGGGAAGACGTGTGCTAAGGTCTGCAAACCTATACACAGAGATACCGGGCATGCAAATTGTCGAAACGAAAACCACGAATGAATCGTTTCTCAATCTGCCATTCTCTTCATCCGCATCGCAATTCATACCCTCAAATGACAATGTGGATCAGTCCATTGTAGATGATGTATACGCAGACATTGTAAGCTCAGCATCTGTAAATGAAGCCTCCACCGATGTTACTGAATCTACTCGTCTAAACACATCCATAGACACGCTGGAATCGAGTCCAAGTGTACAATAG
- a CDS encoding conserved hypothetical protein (encoded by transcript BEWA_053520A) — protein MIRFVTLFILNLTCIGLCRRSEVPGNGVVLDITNPDGNKIETLTRSPYEILTKVYIARDGHRVISVEDGGEKLWTLTGEHLYEHSVVAFDEKSGPIFAFISLKDGSGLKSGLYYEKKDRWTEVTEEKFFKSFHRVVLRVSTSRTFVLETEKDYQYREFYINKSSKFPFAVYAANSIARLKGVRCEGSVVWNATSEDERCIYASFYPRDEHKLAYLMVDDGEEKRDIYLHNFFGLWVPITKDVYLEELISNGFDPSKFDDRITLDMGDINKEQFHMHVYMVHGNYTRLITPLPGYKLTRVVLGDDLIWEAADGKHCIYLNSVTEQTEPLALFMFVEDPTGSRKILYFKREDDGWVEVNREGYYNPIVDDNSPIYTHKGDGNVIMSSFRNKQGLRIATYASRVENAKGDIILIHGFRSFFMSEFCAFNINWNFEHLNFPYFPHNCTFSACNKPRGVLYIGKYKRLFEYGSLNGLNAFEVTPRYEYDYSVVYFLNKLGYNVYAMDNQSQGLSEAISDLRCYVNNFKDYIYDLLQFVSIVKRSKFDDPSETFDESSLYENIPTDRKIFLLGFSMGANISIQAIQDFHKNAKTGTKFVDAFIGFSAMLNLDCHAYDWTRVLAFYALKVAMVALPDTKNPREFLLNYGESFDFFIRFKDPFHHSGGTAFKTLGTLFKVCDELDHVDNMQYYPRDLPTIFFHSKEDFMSGIKGPRNFIDRHFKGNKNFKLIELDGPCHYLTVYQAMSTIMPSLRSWFDELPGKLPVHEDDLKSDEF, from the coding sequence ATGATTAGATTTGTCAcattattcatccttaACTTAACCTGTATCGGTCTCTGTAGAAGATCTGAGGTCCCTGGGAATGGAGTAGTCCTCGACATTACCAATCCAGATGGGAATAAGATAGAAACGCTCACCAGAAGCCCATACGAAATACTCACAAAGGTCTATATTGCCAGAGATGGACATAGAGTGATTTCAGTGGAAGATGGAGGGGAGAAGTTGTGGACTTTGACCGGGGAGCACCTCTATGAGCATTCCGTCGTAGCATTTGACGAGAAGAGTGGTCCGATCTTTGCATTTATTTCTTTAAAGGATGGTAGTGGCCTCAAAAGCGGTCTGTACTACGAAAAAAAGGACAGGTGGACTGAGGTTACGGAAGAAAAGTTTTTCAAGAGCTTTCATAGGGTTGTTCTCAGAGTTAGCACCTCTAGAACCTTTGTTCTAGAGACTGAAAAGGACTACCAATATAGGGAATTCTATATCAACAAGTCCTCCAAGTTCCCTTTTGCAGTGTACGCAGCAAACAGCATTGCCCGTCTCAAGGGAGTTAGATGCGAAGGTTCTGTCGTGTGGAATGCTACGTCAGAAGATGAAAGATGTATCTATGCCTCATTCTACCCAAGAGACGAACATAAACTGGCATATCTCATGGTAGATGACGGGGAGGAGAAAAGGGATATTTACCTCCACAATTTTTTTGGGCTATGGGTTCCCATTACTAAGGACGTATATTTAGAAGAGTTGATTTCAAATGGGTTTGATCCAAGCAAATTTGACGATAGGATCACCCTGGATATGGGAGATATAAACAAGGAACAATTTCACATGCACGTCTATATGGTACATGGGAACTATACGCGCCTTATTACTCCACTACCAGGATACAAACTTACAAGAGTTGTCTTAGGTGATGATTTGATATGGGAGGCGGCTGATGGAAAACATTGTATCTATTTAAATTCCGTTACAGAGCAAACAGAACCCCTTGCATTGTTTATGTTCGTGGAGGATCCTACAGGTTCCCgtaaaattttatatttcaAGAGGGAAGATGATGGTTGGGTAGAAGTTAATAGAGAGGGATATTATAATCCAATCGTGGATGATAATTCCCCAATATACACCCACAAGGGTGACGGAAACGTTATTATGAGCAGTTTTAGGAACAAGCAAGGTCTACGGATTGCAACATATGCCTCTAGAGTGGAGAACGCCAAGGGAGATATCATTCTTATTCATGGATTCAGATCATTTTTCATGTCAGAATTTTGTGCATTCAATATAAACTGGAATTTTGAGCACCTGAATTTCCCTTACTTCCCACACAATTGCACATTTTCTGCATGTAATAAACCGAGGGGTGTCCTTTACATTGGTAAATATAAACGTCTCTTTGAATACGGATCTCTGAACGGTCTAAATGCCTTTGAGGTGACACCCAGATACGAATATGACTATAGTGTTGTGtactttttaaataaaCTTGGCTACAACGTCTATGCAATGGACAATCAGTCTCAGGGTCTATCTGAGGCCATTAGCGATTTAAGATGTTATGTgaacaattttaaagattaCATTTATGATTTACTTCAGTTTGTCAGTATAGTGAAAAGAAGCAAATTTGATGACCCTAGCGAAACTTTTGATGAGAGCAGCCTCTACGAGAACATTCCTACGGATAGGAAAATCTTCTTGCTCGGATTTTCAATGGGTGCTAACATTTCGATTCAGGCTATTCAGGACTTTCACAAGAATGCAAAGACCGGAACAAAATTTGTGGACGCCTTCATTGGATTTTCCGCAATGTTGAACCTAGATTGTCATGCATACGACTGGACGAGGGTGCTTGCATTTTATGCCTTGAAAGTGGCAATGGTGGCATTACCAGATACGAAGAATCCGCGTGAATTCCTCCTAAACTATGGGGAGTCCTTTGACTTTTTTATAAGGTTCAAAGACCcatttcatcattctgGTGGAACCGCATTCAAAACACTGGGAACCCTTTTTAAAGTTTGTGATGAATTGGATCACGTTGATAATATGCAATATTATCCTAGAGATTTACCTACGATCTTTTTTCATTCCAAAGAGGATTTCATGTCCGGGATCAAGGGACCTAGAAACTTTATCGATAGACATTTCAAGGGTAACAAGAATTTTAAGCTCATAGAACTAGATGGACCATGCCATTATCTGACAGTGTATCAAGCAATGTCAACAATAATGCCGTCTTTGAGGAGCTGGTTCGATGAGTTGCCTGGAAAACTTCCAGTCCACGAAGATGATCTCAAATCCGATGAGTTTTGA
- a CDS encoding conserved hypothetical protein (encoded by transcript BEWA_053570A) — protein sequence MDDKSQIVSPIATAVVLFLFTITFVLIYLTKFQGSSLNVAPEVQTGPSEAQESTTEEDEKPKKTLTTKQKKRQELKEEKKRQKALQDEEREEKEKILRKKQEILEAKRAEQEKLRKEQEQKRLEEEEKAYKELTSKFVIEREGVYTPDVEFSIEDFIEFITSKKLCNVEELSTRFSLKAEDVVKRINELEEQDRIFGLLDDQGRYIYITQNEVDSILSHIKRGRVHKSDLAPYFNSVISLEPTKKVWNFINA from the exons ATGGATGATAAATCACAAATTGTCTCCCCAATTGCCACGGCAGTGGTTTTATTCCTCTTTACAATCACTTTTGTGCTCATTTATCTCACTAAATTCCAAGGGTCGTCCCTAAATGTAGCGCCAGAAGTTCAGACCGGTCCGTCTGAAGCCCAGGAATCCACAACagaagaggatgaaaagCCTAAAAAAACCTTAACAACCAAGCAAAAGAAACGTCAAGAGctaaaggaagaaaaaaaGAGACAAAAGGCGTtacaagatgaagaacgagaagaaaaggaaaaaatttTACGTAAAAAACAGGAAATATTAGAGGCAAAGAGAGCAGAACAAGAAAAGCTAAGAAAAGAACAG GAACAAAAACGtcttgaagaagaggaaaaggCCTATAAGGAACTTACATCAAAGTTCGTAATTGAAAGAGAGGGTGTCTACACACCTGATGTCGAGTTTAGCATTGAAGATTTTATAGAGTTTATAACCTCAAAGAAGCTGTGCAATGTTGAGGAACTTTCAACTAGATTTTCTCTGAAGGCTGAGGATGTTGtaaaaagaataaatgaGCTAGAAGAGCAAGATCGCATATTTGGTCTATTAGACGATCAAGGACGGTATATTTACATAACTCAGAATGAAGTTGACTCCATTTTATCGCATAtaaaaagaggaagagtTCACAAGAGCGATTTGGCTCCATATTTCAACTCGGTAATATCGCTAGAACCAACTAAAAAGGTATGGAACTTCATAAATGCATAA
- a CDS encoding conserved hypothetical protein (encoded by transcript BEWA_053580A), producing the protein MENDFTHEAFVNFPPLYTEQTQQFVGHGSVFDEYSKTALERGAILFGVFGGRQSEGVNFSDGLARLVLLVGLPYPPDSIKLALKRQDTGNHSGPPHLDRTLLCYKNVNQCIGRAMRHRMDFAAVLLLDSRYRGKDAKYLSGYVQESLRQRAVGDLESALESFYRTFHDD; encoded by the exons ATGGAGAATGACTTTACACACGAGGCGTTTGTCAACTTCCCTCCACTCTACACTGAACAG ACTCAACAATTTGTAGGTCATGGATCAGTGTTTGACGAGTACAGTAAGACTGCCCTAGAAAGAGGTGCAATCTTATTTGGAGTATTCGGAGGCAGACAAAGTGAAGGAGTGAATTTCTCAGACGGACTCGCACGTCTGGTTCTTCTTGTTGGACTCCCATATCCTCCGGATTCTATTAAGTTGGCACTGAAGAGACAAGACACAGGGAATCATTCTG GTCCACCCCATCTCGATCGTACTTTGTTATGTTACAAGAATGTGAACCAGTGCATAGGTAGAGCGATGAGACACAGAATGGACTTTGCTGCTGTACTCCTCCTCGACTCTCGTTACCGCGGCAAGGACGCCAAATACCTCTCTGGTTATGTCCAGGAGTCTCTTAGACAGAGGGCGGTTGGAGATTTGGAAAGTGCTCTTGAGAGTTTTTACAGAACCTTCCATGATGATTGA
- a CDS encoding hypothetical protein (encoded by transcript BEWA_053530A) codes for MRFVTALFAVYFLTQCSCRSFLRDPKLEDNETNPVDSAQPFTLNISKPDSTNVVVLEKVNEDITYQLIYPRTGLAITAIADGYKNLWTSSFTTKCMSVHVYKTGYLTLLQVYTLANTKPEFKYFEKIGSRWVAISEEFFDKRWLSVARQDFNRIIKKSLTSDYFVLDLSNPDKSRVFTTEALYNGLTYKAFFANIDETIAKIVFGEDTIWEVGSGKKATSVHLFSKGGEVRLVEVVVGPKTNHTFLFFEHSGECWVPIDEATFNSKYNDLLNDSSEWLKENVFKGVFGKFTPLPGITIDIAAGSNENIDVEENTLMGVTYKSYSPKVDSCNFRKIVDSETNILTIPSSYKCLFVESYTIGKTVLLTVTLKDGAVYEYEYFEKNGGAWSGITQDEFSEKFAKYVKYSSSTNTDIVVNVVMPSNGTYHAREYKEKNYDVRFISPAQGFAIVALYYGRKLIWERVDHEYCSCATFFRTLEHHISNLIVGGKDLYFKEIDGTWYGIPQDEFFDFFNGMSNPEQEPVTLDIANVDLDIIKVFKYNLNTVPMIKYTPIDVTINKVTEGDATIWSGSENCTAVWTCSANGDSAFKLQIIDADGRDNFIYFEKVNSIWKPTDFSTFFKRVGELTEGASKVIKVDVLSSQKGSFTNTVYNDYGVETRLVSPLGGSKIAALYHGEERVWEGKSGEYCTSATFFKRGSLYVCSVEAAGKELFFEHFDGHWVHIDADTFQDRYGKIFISGKLSDKSSVIKVDASAPQDGSFNNVVYNDYGVETRLVSPFAGFKISALYYGNSLVWEGAKDQYCTIATFFKKYDMHICSIIINGQREEFFENIGGMWVDVDEKVFSDAYLKILSGKEAEERKEIDIYTLDIASLPEETEIVKPRENSPYTFSIVAHGTPITKVVDGDSTIWTGSDEEFCISSSFLSDGRKNLLAQIAVEGHNEETELLYFQKRTFGWYQITEELYDFLIKRLNVVNEDGFLTTSYVVPLLFAVISGITML; via the coding sequence ATGAGATTTGTTACTGCGCTATTTGCAGTGTATTTTCTGACGCAATGCAGCTGTAGGAGTTTTCTTAGGGACCCCAAACTCGAAGATAATGAAACGAATCCTGTAGACTCAGCTCAACCATTCACACTCAACATCTCGAAGCCAGATTCGACTAATGTCGTGGTACTTGAGAAGGTAAATGAGGACATTACATACCAACTCATTTACCCAAGGACTGGTTTGGCCATAACTGCTATTGCAGATGGCTATAAAAATTTGTGGacatcttcctttaccacGAAATGTATGAGTGTTCACGTATACAAAACTGGATACCTCACACTTCTTCAGGTCTATACACTTGCAAACACTAAGCCTGAATtcaaatactttgaaaaaatcgGATCCAGATGGGTAGCAATTTCTGAGGAATTCTTCGACAAGAGATGGCTATCCGTTGCTAGACAGGACTTTAACAGAATCATCAAGAAGAGCTTGACAAGCGATTACTTTGTTCTTGACCTTTCTAACCCAGATAAGAGTAGAGTGTTCACCACAGAGGCTCTATATAACGGACTAACATACAAGGCGTTTTTCGCAAATATTGATGAGACCATTGCAAAGATTGTTTTTGGTGAAGATACTATATGGGAAGTTGGCTCTGGAAAGAAGGCTACCTCTGTACATCTGTTCTCCAAGGGTGGTGAGGTTCGTTTGGTCGAGGTTGTAGTAGGCCCCAAGACCAACCATACCTTCTTATTCTTTGAGCATAGCGGTGAATGTTGGGTACCAATTGATGAAGCCACCTTTAACAGCAAGTATAATGATCTCCTCAACGATTCCTCAGAGTGGTTGAAAGAGAATGTTTTCAAGGGTGTTTTCGGAAAGTTTACTCCTCTTCCAGGAATTACCATTGATATCGCCGCAGGAAGTAATGAAAATATCGATGTAGAAGAGAATACTTTGATGGGAGTTACTTACAAGTCGTACTCACCAAAGGTTGATAGTTGCAATTTCAGGAAGATTGTGGACTCCGAAACTAACATCTTGACAATTCCATCGAGTTACAAGTGTCTATTTGTAGAATCCTACACCATTGGAAAGACCGTACTTTTGACCGTGACCCTAAAAGATGGTGCAGTTTATGAATACgaatactttgagaagaatggTGGTGCCTGGAGTGGTATAACTCAAGACGAATTCTCTGAGAAGTTCGCCAAATATGTTAAATACAGCAGCTCAACCAATACAGATATTGTCGTTAATGTAGTCATGCCATCAAACGGTACCTACCATGCCAGggaatataaagaaaagaACTACGATGTTAGGTTTATCTCCCCTGCCCAGGGATTCGCTATAGTGGCTCtttactatggaaggaaatTGATTTGGGAAAGGGTAGATCACGAGTATTGCAGCTGCGCAACATTTTTCAGAACTCTTGAACATCACATCTCTAACTTGATAGTTGGTGGTAAGGATCtctattttaaagaaattGACGGTACCTGGTATGGTATACCTCAAGATGAATTCTTCGATTTCTTCAATGGAATGAGCAATCCTGAGCAAGAACCTGTTACACTTGATATTGCAAATGTTGATCTTGACATTATCAAGGTTTTCAAGTACAATTTGAACACTGTTCCCATGATCAAATACACCCCTATTGATGTAACCATAAACAAGGTAACTGAGGGTGATGCTACAATCTGGTCTGGATCTGAGAATTGTACAGCCGTTTGGACTTGTTCTGCCAACGGAGATTCTGCTTTCAAGTTACAAATTATAGACGCTGATGGTAGGGATAACTTCATCTATTTCGAAAAGGTGAATAGTATCTGGAAGCCAACAGACTTTAGCACCTTCTTCAAAAGGGTTGGTGAACTCACAGAAGGTGCTTCCAAGGTCATCAAGGTCGATGTTCTTTCCTCACAAAAGGGTTCATTCACCAACACTGTCTACAATGACTACGGCGTTGAGACCAGATTGGTTTCACCTCTTGGTGGCTCCAAGATTGCCGCCTTGTATCACGGTGAGGAACGTGTTTGGGAAGGAAAGAGTGGTGAATACTGCACTAGTGCCACCTTCTTCAAGAGAGGTAGCTTGTACGTTTGCTCAGTTGAAGCCGCTGGTAAGGAACTATTCTTTGAGCATTTTGACGGACATTGGGTCCATATAGACGCTGATACCTTCCAGGATCGCTATGGCAAGATTTTCATCTCAGGAAAGCTTTCAGATAAATCCTCCGTCATCAAGGTTGATGCCTCGGCTCCTCAGGATGGTTCCTTCAATAACGTCGTCTACAACGACTATGGTGTTGAGACCAGATTGGTTTCACCTTTCGCCGGATTCAAGATTTCTGCCCTGTACTATGGCAACAGTTTGGTCTGGGAAGGTGCCAAGGACCAGTACTGCACTATTGCCACCTTCTTCAAGAAGTATGACATGCACATCTGCTCTATCATTATAAATGGCCAAAGAGAGGAGTTCTTTGAGAATATTGGTGGTATGTGGGTTGATGTTGATGAGAAGGTATTCTCTGATGCTTACTTGAAGATCCTCAGTGGCAAAGAGGCTGAAGAGCGCAAGGAGATTGACATTTACACTCTTGACATTGCATCCCTTCCAGAGGAGACTGAGATCGTCAAGCCTCGTGAGAACAGCCCATACACTTTCTCAATTGTTGCTCATGGTACCCCAATCACCAAGGTTGTCGACGGAGATTCTACCATATGGACCGGTTCCGATGAGGAATTCTGCATctcatcttccttcttgTCTGacggaaggaagaacttGTTGGCCCAGATAGCTGTAGAGGGACACAACGAGGAGACTGAGCTTCTCTACTTTCAGAAGAGAACATTTGGATGGTATCAAATTACCGAAGAGTTGTACGACTTTTTGATCAAGAGACTCAACGTCGTTAACGAAGATGGCTTCTTGACCACCTCCTATGTTGTCCCACTCTTGTTTGCCGTTATTTCTGGTATCACAATGCTTTAA
- a CDS encoding tRNA nucleotidyltransferase/polyA polymerase family member protein (encoded by transcript BEWA_053560A) — translation MNYGFIQRFSGLRHARRLSSSQIGDLTPGYCTYAYKLPARSFVRRFSGLDDRYTHFLSLSSGNDKNMESYSACSDESTEASSRFSLDIHGKESHPTGQKATITITESEKRLFDLLLGCVEVYSLNMDLRVVGGWVRDKLLNLGSKDIDIALPTMTGVEFCEHLNRYTSEKFGFQRTIGVVKRCPEQSKHLETATMNILGFDVDFVNLRSEDYANNSRIPVMRIGTPFEDAQRRDFTVNAIFYNITRGIIEDFTGFGIEDLHDKVIRTCSPAFETFMDDPLRVIRAIRFTCRLKFDLHKDILDSISNKDVLKALNDKVSRPRISQEIDGILSKGDIVPGFKLLKDFKVLNLLLGVPDDGTVDKQSRLSDNVLVEGCRLMESLKTLIRDDFIDEKYIYLAALVAPTIDMPNIGKMTVAEYLIKERFKLPNKYASSAEAIAQGSVLFENLVDALPTDELDLRQALGLAIRKAGLLWKESLLLHFAKRPEPDADAVYEKFSSIISLAEKLGVNDTYNIKAMITGQELLNILPRLKGGPTFKEVLESQVALMIRDVNITKDNLELHLRETFREFL, via the exons ATGAATTACGGATTTATACAGAGATTCTCCGGTTTAAGACACGCTAGACGGTTAAGTTCTTCACAAATTGGGGATTTAACACCAGGGTACTGCACATACGCCTATAAATTACCCGCAAGGTCCTTTGTTCGTAGATTCTCTGGACTTGACGATAGATATACGCATTTTCTGAGTCTGTCATCCGGAAACGATAAAAACATGGAGTCTTATTCAGCGTGCAGTGATGAAAGCACCGAAGCTTCAAGCAGATTCTCCTTGGACATTCATGGCAAGGAATCACATCCCACCGGTCAAAAGGCAACCATCACCATTACAGAGTCAGAGAAACGTCTATTCGACCTATTGCTTGGATGTGTAGAGGTATATTCCCTAAATATGG ATTTACGTGTGGTTGGGGGATGGGTTAGGGACAAGCTCTTGAATTTGGGGAGCAAGGACATTGATATCGCATTGCCTACGATGACAGGTGTTGAGTTTTGTGAGCATTTGAACAGATATACAAGCGAAAAGTTTGGATTCCAGAGGACCATTGGAGTGGTAAAGAGATGCCCAGAACAATCAAAACACTTGGAAACCGCTACTATGAACATTTTGGGTTTTGACGTAGATTTTGTAAATCTGAGGTCCGAAGACTATGCAAACAATAGCAGAATCCCCGTAATGAGGATTGGGACTCCATTCGAAGATGCCCAAAGGAGAGATTTTACCGTCAACGccatattttacaacattACAAGGGGCATAATTGAGGACTTTACCGGATTTGGTATTGAGGATCTTCATGACAAGGTAATTCGGACATGTTCACCAGCTTTCGAAACTTTTATGGACGATCCTCTAAGGGTGATTCGAGCAATAAGGTTCACTTGCAGATTGAAATTTGATCTGCACAAGGATATTTTAGACTCTATATCAAACAAGGATGTTTTGAAGGCACTAAACGACAAG GTTTCAAGACCGAGAATATCGCAGGAGATTGACGGTATATTGTCAAAGGGAGACATAGTGCCAGGATTTAAACTTTTAAAGGACTTTAAAGTTCTTAACCTCTTGCTAGGAGTTCCAGATGATGGGACGGTTGACAAACAGTCAAGGTTGTCAGATAATGTGCTCGTAGAAGGATGCAGACTTATGGAATCTCTAAAGACGCTGATTAGAGATGATtttattgatgaaaaatatataTACTTGGCAGCATTAGTTGCTCCAACAATAG ATATGCcaaatattggaaaaatgACAGTAGCTGAGTATCTCATCAAGGAACGATTTAAACTTCCAAACAAGTATGCGTCAAG TGCCGAGGCAATTGCCCAGGGCTCCGTCTTGTTCGAGAATCTTGTGGACGCACTTCCTACCGATGAGCTGGACTTGAGACAAGCGCTGGGACTCGCCATTCGGAAAGCGGGACTATTGTGGAAG GAATCACTTTTGCTCCACTTTGCAAAGCGTCCTGAACCAGATGCGGATGCAGTATACGAAAAATTTTCAAGTATAATTTCACTCGCAGAAAAACTTGGGGTTAATGATACATATAATATAAAGGCAATGATAACTGGTCAAGAG CTATTGAATATTTTACCAAGACTAAAGGGCGGTCCTACATTCAAGGAGGTTTTAGAATCGCAAGTAGCTTTGATGATTCGTGACGTAAACATCACCAAGGATAATTTGGAGCTACATTTGAGGGAAACATTTAGAGAATTTTTATAG
- a CDS encoding conserved hypothetical protein (encoded by transcript BEWA_053550A): MGEENYLLKFPAFRSEEWLQENRLMPSVPQCLTNVLLEPQSLMKYTHVRAYQLKANSVRTEMRNSLFRQALFKIQNIEVLSLGECKNDRLLKEIIKVERPWRTFSFVSNYTGRPLITEEIWKVDRCGKEQTYRVSWHDASPGLCSHLQVRFHKEGVDGFYCKVYVTCFSNAIKYIRYHLSL; this comes from the exons ATGGGCGAAGAAAATTATCTCCTAAAGTTTCCAGCCTTCAGGTCGGAGGAATGGTTGCAGGAGAACAGGCTGATGCCATCGGTCCCGCAATGTTTGACAAACGTCTTGCTGGAACCGCAAAGCCTGATGAAGTATACTCACGTACGTGCCTACCAGCTCAAGGCTAACTCCGTCAGGACCGAGATGCGCAACTCGCTATTCAGACAGGCTCTATTCAAG ATCCAAAACATTGAGGTTTTATCGCTTGGAGAGTGCAAGAATGACCGTCTGTTGAAGGAGATTATCAAGGTGGAGCGACCGTGGAGGACATTTTCCTTCGTCAGTAACTATACG GGACGTCCTCTGATTACTGAAGAAATTTGGAAAGTCGACAGATGCGGAAAAGAGCAAACCTACAGGGTAAGTTGGCACGACGCTTCACCAGGATTATGCTCTCACCTCCAGGTTCGATTCCACAAGGAAGGTGTCGATGGCTTCTACTGCAAAGTTTACGTCACTTGTTTCTCAAATGCGATCAAGTACATCAGATATCACCTCTCCCTTTAG